Genomic window (Pradoshia sp. D12):
TCCAGAATGATTTTCAACTACAACATGCCCGGAAGGATTGGAGCAGAATGTGCGAACCTGCGTACCAACAGAGGTATTGTAGATAAATTTACCTTCATATAAATGTTTATTGATTTCTTCCATTACCACATTGGATGTTTCAACCCTCACACCAATGTCAACCTGGTTACTCGTCATTTTAAATTTACGTTTTTTAAGAATCTCTGTTAACCATTTGGAACCGTCTCTCCCCGGTGCGACCACGACATAATCAGAATATAGCTTTTCTCCATCTTTAAGAACAATTCCTTTGGCTACATATTGGTTATCCTGCTTTTCAGTTAATACATCTTCTACTTCTGCCTTAAAAACCATATCTATTCTGTCTTTTAAATATTCATAAATACTTTTTAAAATTTCAAGATTCTGTTCCGTTCCTAAATGACGTACATAAGCTCGCAATAGCTTTAACCCTGCTGCATAGCCTGACTTCTCAATTCGGCGCACTTCTTCACTCATTGGATTCGTAAGCGTATCAGTAGCACCATGCTTTATGTTAATTGCATCTACATATTTTATCAGTTCCACAACTTGATTTTTTGATAAATAATCTGTCATCCACCCGCCAAATTCGCTTGTAATATTAAATTTCCCGTCAGAATACGCACCAGCTCCACCAAATCCGTTCGTAATGGAACAAGCAGGCAAACAACCCGCAAAGCTCTTTCGATTAGTAGGTGGCGGACATTTAACTATTCTCTTCTGTAATATTGGGCAGTTCCGTCTATATATATCATGACCTTTATCAATTAAAAGAACCTTCGCTTCCGGTAATTTTAGAGTAAATTCGTAGGCAGCAAATATTCCGGCAGGACCGGCACCCACGATAATTACATCATAATTCGTTTTCATATGAGGATCTCCTCCATTTATAGGTCTGCTCCGCACTAAAAATCATACCAAAGCGAACATGAACCGTCAACAGAAAATACGAACATTATTTTTGTAAATTATATTTTTGTTCGTCTTTAAAGTGTTTATATGTAGTTTTTATCCAAACATAAGATGTTTTTTTACCAATCCATTAAAAAAGGACGGATAACCGTCCTTTTTCCCTTTAATCAGCAAGGGCTGCAGAAAGAAGCACCGATAATAATAAGGAGGATAAATAACACAACAATCAATGCGAATCCGGAACCAAAACCGCCTCCGTGTCCGTAACCTCCACCGTAACCATATCCACCGCAACCGCTGAAACATCCATCTTGACCACCGTAATACATTTGTTTCACTCCTTTAGAAGTTCATCATTACATTTTTACTATATGTGTTATTCGCCCTTTAGGTATGTGCATTCGCCTAATTTGATTGCCTTTTTTATGTAAATATTGTAACATTATTGTAACATCAGACTAGATTATAGAAAGAAAAATGGGGGTTAATCGTATTTTCAAACGCAAGCAAGGGTTATTACTTGTTGTGATGGTTGCCACAGGTTTATTGTTTTTTTTCAGTTTTAATGTATTTTACAGCAAAAGCCAAACACAAGGCTTAATGGATAAATTAGAGAATGGACAAAAAATTCGCTATTTAGTATTAGGTGACAGTATTGGTCGCGGATCGGGAGCAGAAAAGCCTGAACTTACTTGGTTCTCCCAATTAGAAAACATGATTCATGAGAAATATGGAAGCAAAATGAACGGACAATATATTGTTCAAAGCGGTGCCACTTCATTTGAAGGCATCTATAAATTGCAAGAAACAAAGGTTTCCCCATACACAGATTTAATCTTCATTGTTTTTGGTGAAAATGACAGGAAATACATGCTGAAAGACGATTTTGCCGAATTGTATGAGAATCTAATCAGGCACGCTAAAATCAGTGCACCACAAGCAAACGTAATAACTGTGATTGAGAGCAGCTTGC
Coding sequences:
- a CDS encoding YjcZ family sporulation protein codes for the protein MYYGGQDGCFSGCGGYGYGGGYGHGGGFGSGFALIVVLFILLIIIGASFCSPC
- a CDS encoding NAD(P)/FAD-dependent oxidoreductase, whose protein sequence is MKTNYDVIIVGAGPAGIFAAYEFTLKLPEAKVLLIDKGHDIYRRNCPILQKRIVKCPPPTNRKSFAGCLPACSITNGFGGAGAYSDGKFNITSEFGGWMTDYLSKNQVVELIKYVDAINIKHGATDTLTNPMSEEVRRIEKSGYAAGLKLLRAYVRHLGTEQNLEILKSIYEYLKDRIDMVFKAEVEDVLTEKQDNQYVAKGIVLKDGEKLYSDYVVVAPGRDGSKWLTEILKKRKFKMTSNQVDIGVRVETSNVVMEEINKHLYEGKFIYNTSVGTQVRTFCSNPSGHVVVENHSGIMLANGHAYKDPELGSDNTNFALLVSHKFSEPFDKPTEYAHEISKLANALSNGGLIIQKYGDILKGRRSTVKRIKEGFIEPTLKEAVPGDLGLVLPYNTMKSLIEMTEALNKVTPGLASEHTLFYGVEAKFYSARPNLDEHFQSDILNLYVGGDGGGITRGLAQASACGVWVARDIIRKVQEVKVEPVLV